A single window of Euwallacea similis isolate ESF13 chromosome 25, ESF131.1, whole genome shotgun sequence DNA harbors:
- the LOC136416908 gene encoding uncharacterized protein isoform X1: MDGNVAGASGNTGSEDPEEANWNCTVHPSVFFLLGKKHHVKKIKKFTIALGTLVLTTCATGMLCAAIMTDHWEEVTWDMDQLEVLANGSVRLQWLLDRTVTRVATSDDRTIAFLVPMHGGIWTLCLSLTDEEIDLLGRVGFPSVQPCVNYLSGGSEGIRGYESKADWQHRMQNLSISCALVCLIILGSAALVGAFGVFQHQISAVLVTGVMYLLAASFALFTLTIIHFKRLHIRPHSELHEGTVDGVVSPLGGRSISQLFPARIFTTSWSLDLGWGGVMLCVMTSVLWILLSKIMRFNPIASMIN, encoded by the exons ATGGACGGCAACGTCGCTGGAGCGAGTGGCAACACCGGTTCGGAGGACCCTGAGGAGGCCAACTGGAATTGCACTGTCCATCCCAGTGTGTTTTTCTTATTGGGTAAAAAACACCAcgtcaaaaaaatcaaaaaatttactatTGCTTTAGGTACATTGGTTTTAACTACTTGTGCCACGGGAATGTTATGTGCTGCCATTATGACGGATCACTGGGAGGAGGTTACGTGGGATATGGATCAGTTGGAGGTACTGGCTAATGGTAGTGTGAGGCTACAGTGGCTGCTCGATAGAACTGTAACTAGAGTGGCTACAAGTGATGATCGCACAATTGCGTTTTTGGTGCCTATGCATGGAGGGATTTGGACTCTCTGTCTAAGTTTAACcg ATGAAGAAATAGATCTCTTAGGACGAGTAGGCTTTCCGTCCGTGCAACCTTGTGTCAATTATTTATCAGGTGGATCTGAAGGCATCCGGGGTTATGAGTCTAAAGCAGATTGGCAACATC GGATGCAAAACCTTTCAATCTCCTGTGCATTGGTTTGCCTAATAATCCTAGGCAGCGCAGCTTTAGTTGGAGCTTTCGGAGTGTTCCAGCATCAAATAAGCGCAGTCTTAGTCACTGGGGTCATGTATTTACTTGCAG CATCTTTCGCTTTGTTTACTCTCACAATAATCCATTTCAAACGGCTGCACATTAGGCCTCACTCAGAACTCCATGAAGGCACTGTGGATGGAGTAGTGAGCCCTCTGGGAGGGAGGAGTATTAGCCAGTTATTTCCAGCCCGTATTTTTACTACTTCTTGGTCCCTGGATTTGGGCTGGGGAGGTGTGATGCTCTGCGTCATGACCTCTGTGCTCTGGATTCTTTTGAGCAAGATAATGAGGTTCAATCCGATAGCGTCGATGATCAACTGA
- the LOC136416908 gene encoding uncharacterized protein isoform X2: MDGNVAGASGNTGSEDPEEANWNCTVHPSVFFLLGTLVLTTCATGMLCAAIMTDHWEEVTWDMDQLEVLANGSVRLQWLLDRTVTRVATSDDRTIAFLVPMHGGIWTLCLSLTDEEIDLLGRVGFPSVQPCVNYLSGGSEGIRGYESKADWQHRMQNLSISCALVCLIILGSAALVGAFGVFQHQISAVLVTGVMYLLAASFALFTLTIIHFKRLHIRPHSELHEGTVDGVVSPLGGRSISQLFPARIFTTSWSLDLGWGGVMLCVMTSVLWILLSKIMRFNPIASMIN; this comes from the exons ATGGACGGCAACGTCGCTGGAGCGAGTGGCAACACCGGTTCGGAGGACCCTGAGGAGGCCAACTGGAATTGCACTGTCCATCCCAGTGTGTTTTTCTTATTGG GTACATTGGTTTTAACTACTTGTGCCACGGGAATGTTATGTGCTGCCATTATGACGGATCACTGGGAGGAGGTTACGTGGGATATGGATCAGTTGGAGGTACTGGCTAATGGTAGTGTGAGGCTACAGTGGCTGCTCGATAGAACTGTAACTAGAGTGGCTACAAGTGATGATCGCACAATTGCGTTTTTGGTGCCTATGCATGGAGGGATTTGGACTCTCTGTCTAAGTTTAACcg ATGAAGAAATAGATCTCTTAGGACGAGTAGGCTTTCCGTCCGTGCAACCTTGTGTCAATTATTTATCAGGTGGATCTGAAGGCATCCGGGGTTATGAGTCTAAAGCAGATTGGCAACATC GGATGCAAAACCTTTCAATCTCCTGTGCATTGGTTTGCCTAATAATCCTAGGCAGCGCAGCTTTAGTTGGAGCTTTCGGAGTGTTCCAGCATCAAATAAGCGCAGTCTTAGTCACTGGGGTCATGTATTTACTTGCAG CATCTTTCGCTTTGTTTACTCTCACAATAATCCATTTCAAACGGCTGCACATTAGGCCTCACTCAGAACTCCATGAAGGCACTGTGGATGGAGTAGTGAGCCCTCTGGGAGGGAGGAGTATTAGCCAGTTATTTCCAGCCCGTATTTTTACTACTTCTTGGTCCCTGGATTTGGGCTGGGGAGGTGTGATGCTCTGCGTCATGACCTCTGTGCTCTGGATTCTTTTGAGCAAGATAATGAGGTTCAATCCGATAGCGTCGATGATCAACTGA
- the Nasp gene encoding protein HGV2 isoform X2 gives MADVSVDPECNDPKELFGQGVRAYILQNYEAAVVALSKASELLVNEHQDDMHDSLGEIYLYYGKALLGLSREESEALGDALPKNEESENEEEEKEEVSEDAGETKTEENNVSSSVSGNGEPENGKEETKETDNLLSSSSDDPGPSTSKGDGAESLDDQQESEDVTSDLQVAWEVLEFAKQIFQKLNEKKSLAEALIVLGEVSLESENFESAINDIKQGLELQKELFAKDSRTVAETLYKLGMAYSTNSQMDEAIQSFTNSLEYLKHRIATLKEIKPPTQEHDDEIEEIQGLIPEIEDKIADMHVYKDEAIKKVTEAIAESTKKQEAASSNSNGNARVSDISHLVKRKRKIEEVDNSSEGPTSSKKPAV, from the exons ATGGCGGATGTAAGTGTAGATCCAGAATGCAACGACCCCAAAGAACTTTTTGGCCAAG GAGTTCGTGCCTACATCCTCCAAAACTACGAAGCGGCAGTTGTGGCCCTCAGTAAGGCATCCGAGCTTCTCGTTAATGAACACCAGGACGACATGCATGATTCTCTGGGTGAAATCTACTTATATTACGGTAAAGCCCTTTTGGGACTTTCAAGGGAAGAAAGCGAAGCCTTAGGTGATGCACTCCCGAAAAACGAAGAATCTGAGAACGAAGAggaggaaaaagaagaag TGTCTGAAGATGCAGGAGAGACTAAGACTGAAGAAAACAACGTGTCGTCGTCAGTGTCAGGCAATGGCGAGCCAGAAAATGGCAAAGAAGAGACAAAAGAGACTGATAATCTACTCTCCAGTTCCAGTGACGATCCTGGACCTTCAACAAGTAAAGGCGACGGGGCCGAGTCTTTAGATGATCAACAGGAATCCGAAGATGTTACCAGTGACTTGCAGGTGGCGTGGGAAGTGTTGGAGTTCGCCAAgcagattttccaaaaattaa ACGAAAAGAAAAGTTTGGCCGAAGCCCTAATCGTCCTTGGAGAAGTCTCACTGGAAAGCGAAAATTTCGAATCGGCTATCAATGACATAAAACAAGGTCTAGAGCTCCAAAAGGAGCTTTTCGCGAAGGATAGTAGGACTGTAGCGGAGACTTTATATAAACTAGGAATGGCCTATTCGACGAATTCTCAAATGGACGAGGCCATTCAAAGTTTCACTAATTCTTTAGAATACTTAAAACATAGAATCGCAACTTTAAAAGAG ataaaaccGCCAACACAAGAACATGACGATGAAATAGAGGAAATCCAGGGCTTAATTCCGGAGATCGAGGACAAAATCGCGGATATGCACGTGTATAAAGACGAG GCGATTAAAAAAGTAACTGAGGCTATTGCTGAATCGACTAAGAAACAGGAAGCAGCCAGTAGTAACTCGAACGGGAATGCCCGAGTTAGCGACATTTCCCATTTGGTGAAGAGAAAAAGGAAGATTGAAGAAGTGGATAACAGCAGTGAAGGGCCCACATCTTCGAAAAAACCAGCCGTGTAA
- the Nasp gene encoding protein HGV2 isoform X1 yields MSNKMADVSVDPECNDPKELFGQGVRAYILQNYEAAVVALSKASELLVNEHQDDMHDSLGEIYLYYGKALLGLSREESEALGDALPKNEESENEEEEKEEVSEDAGETKTEENNVSSSVSGNGEPENGKEETKETDNLLSSSSDDPGPSTSKGDGAESLDDQQESEDVTSDLQVAWEVLEFAKQIFQKLNEKKSLAEALIVLGEVSLESENFESAINDIKQGLELQKELFAKDSRTVAETLYKLGMAYSTNSQMDEAIQSFTNSLEYLKHRIATLKEIKPPTQEHDDEIEEIQGLIPEIEDKIADMHVYKDEAIKKVTEAIAESTKKQEAASSNSNGNARVSDISHLVKRKRKIEEVDNSSEGPTSSKKPAV; encoded by the exons ATGTCGAACAAG ATGGCGGATGTAAGTGTAGATCCAGAATGCAACGACCCCAAAGAACTTTTTGGCCAAG GAGTTCGTGCCTACATCCTCCAAAACTACGAAGCGGCAGTTGTGGCCCTCAGTAAGGCATCCGAGCTTCTCGTTAATGAACACCAGGACGACATGCATGATTCTCTGGGTGAAATCTACTTATATTACGGTAAAGCCCTTTTGGGACTTTCAAGGGAAGAAAGCGAAGCCTTAGGTGATGCACTCCCGAAAAACGAAGAATCTGAGAACGAAGAggaggaaaaagaagaag TGTCTGAAGATGCAGGAGAGACTAAGACTGAAGAAAACAACGTGTCGTCGTCAGTGTCAGGCAATGGCGAGCCAGAAAATGGCAAAGAAGAGACAAAAGAGACTGATAATCTACTCTCCAGTTCCAGTGACGATCCTGGACCTTCAACAAGTAAAGGCGACGGGGCCGAGTCTTTAGATGATCAACAGGAATCCGAAGATGTTACCAGTGACTTGCAGGTGGCGTGGGAAGTGTTGGAGTTCGCCAAgcagattttccaaaaattaa ACGAAAAGAAAAGTTTGGCCGAAGCCCTAATCGTCCTTGGAGAAGTCTCACTGGAAAGCGAAAATTTCGAATCGGCTATCAATGACATAAAACAAGGTCTAGAGCTCCAAAAGGAGCTTTTCGCGAAGGATAGTAGGACTGTAGCGGAGACTTTATATAAACTAGGAATGGCCTATTCGACGAATTCTCAAATGGACGAGGCCATTCAAAGTTTCACTAATTCTTTAGAATACTTAAAACATAGAATCGCAACTTTAAAAGAG ataaaaccGCCAACACAAGAACATGACGATGAAATAGAGGAAATCCAGGGCTTAATTCCGGAGATCGAGGACAAAATCGCGGATATGCACGTGTATAAAGACGAG GCGATTAAAAAAGTAACTGAGGCTATTGCTGAATCGACTAAGAAACAGGAAGCAGCCAGTAGTAACTCGAACGGGAATGCCCGAGTTAGCGACATTTCCCATTTGGTGAAGAGAAAAAGGAAGATTGAAGAAGTGGATAACAGCAGTGAAGGGCCCACATCTTCGAAAAAACCAGCCGTGTAA
- the eIF3d1 gene encoding eukaryotic translation initiation factor 3 subunit D, producing the protein MTMTDNQQGADAPHFTSPVIQDNPAGWGPCELPDQFKDMPYQPFSKGDRLGKISDWTGAAFQDKKYANKYASQFGSGSQYAYYHDEDESTFHLVDTTRVQKPPYQRGRFRANQRNMRGRGGRSNVQSGGMQSLGKGLKARDNYKKGQVRRWGQGRPQIKIRDASVTVKPDWSTIEEMDFPRLGKLSLPSIKEGDDIVCCGELEYYDKSYDRVNVKNEKPLQSVNRIFHTVTTTDDPTIRKLSKTEGNVYATDAILATIMCCTRSNYSWDIVIEKIGEKLFFDKRDNTEFDLLTVNETSVEPPQDDGNSLNSPRNLALEATFINHNFSQQVLKSGPNEPRYKFDEANPFVSEEEEGEVASVAYRYKKWDLGGGITLVARCEHDAVVQSPNGELQFLSIKALNEWDSKLANGVEWRQKLDIQRGAVLANELRNNACKLAKWTVQALLAGSDQIKFGYVSRAHVRDSSKHVILGTQQYKPAEFATQINLNMDNAWGILRCIIDIVMKQKDGKYLIMKDPNKPMIRLYDIPDNTFESDGESESDDDTPQDSAAFKSLR; encoded by the exons ATGACCATGACGGATAACCAGCAAGGGGCCGACGCGCCTCATTTTACATCTCCGGTGATCCAAGATAACCCAGCCGGCTGGGGCCCTTGCGAGTTGCCTGACCAATTCAAAGATATGCCCTATCAACCTTTTAGCAAAGGTGACCGTTTGGGGAAAATTAGTGACTGGACAGGAGCAGCGTTTCAAGATAAGAAATATGCTA ACAAGTATGCGTCCCAATTCGGCTCTGGCAGTCAATATGCTTACTATCATGATGAAGATGAGAGTACTTTCCATTTGGTGGATACCACTCGTGTGCAGAAGCCTCCATATCAAAGAGGGCGTTTTAGGGCTAACCAGAGGAATATGAGAGGACGCGGGGGTCGTAGTAATGTGCAGAGTGGAGGCATGCAATCCCTTGGGAAAGGTCTCAAAGCTAGGGACAATTATAAGAAAGGTCAAGTTAGGAGGTGGGGACAAGGGCGA cCTCAAATCAAAATCAGAGATGCATCAGTCACTGTCAAACCAGACTGGAGCACTATTGAGGAGATGGACTTTCCTAGATTGGGAAAACTGTCTCTGCCTAGCATTAAAGAAG GTGATGATATTGTCTGCTGTGGAGAATTGGAGTACTATGACAAATCTTATGATCGTGTCAATGTTAAAAATGAGAAACCTTTGCAGAGTGTGAATCGCATCTTCCACACT GTCACAACGACCGACGACCCAACTATCCGTAAACTCAGTAAAACTGAAGGAAATGTCTATGCCACTGATGCTATTTTGGCTACCATCATGTGCTGCACCAGGTCCAACTACTCTTGGGACATTGTTATTGAGAAAATTGgggaaaaactgtttttcgaCAAGCGCGATAATACGGAGTTTGATTTGCTGACCGTAAACGAAACTTCTGTAGAACCACCGCAGGACGATGGCAACTCTCTGAACTCTCCAAGGAATCTTGCATTGGAAGCTACTTTTATTAACCACAATTTCAGCCAGCAA gtattaaaaTCCGGCCCAAACGAGCCTCGCTACAAGTTTGACGAGGCAAATCCGTTTGTATCTGAAGAAGAGGAAGGAGAAGTCGCTAGTGTTGCTTATAGATACAAGAAATGGGACTTGGGAGGTGGaatt actTTAGTGGCGCGTTGCGAACATGATGCAGTTGTGCAGTCCCCCAATGGGGAGCTTCAATTCCTCTCCATTAAAGCCTTGAACGAGTGGGACTCCAAACTAGCCAATGGGGTGGAGTGGCGCCAGAAATTGGACATTCAAAGAGGAGCGGTATTGGCAAATGAATTGAGGAATAATGCGTGCAAATTGGCCAAGTGGACGGTGCAGGCTTTGCTGGCCGGAAGCGACCAAATTAAATTCGG TTATGTGAGCCGTGCTCATGTAAGAGATAGCAGCAAACACGTAATACTGGGAACACAACAGTATAAACCCGCAGAATTTGCCACTCAAATCAACCTCAATATGGATAATGCCTGGGGGATTCTGAG atgTATTATTGATATCGTAATGAAACAAAAAGACGGCAAGTATTTGATTATGAAAGACCCGAATAAGCCGATGATACGTTTGTATGATATTCCGGACAATACATTTGAGTCGGATGGGGAATCTGAGAGCGATGACGACACCCCTCAGGATTCTGCAGCCTTCAAGAGCTTGAGATAA